The nucleotide sequence AAGGGACGCTGCCAGGCGGGCACCGATGCGCGTCGCGGTGATCGGCGCCGGGATCGGCGGGCTCGCCGCCGCGCTCCGCCTCGCCCAGGCCGGCCTCGACGTGACCGTGCTGGAGCGCGGCGCCGCTCCGGGCGGCAAGATGCGCAGCCTCGATGTCGGCGGGCTCGGTGTGGAGGCCGGCCCCACCGTCCTGACCATGCGCTGGGTGCTGGACGAACTCTTCCGCGATTGCGGCGCCGCGCTCGACGCGCGGCTGCGCCTCACCCCGGCGCGGCTGCTCGCCCGCCACGCCTGGGAGGACGGCTCGCGGCTCGACCTCTTCGCCGACATCGACGCCTCGGCCGAGGCGATCCGGGCGTTTGCGGGACCCCGCGAGGCGGAGGGCTACCGCCGTTTCTGCGCCCGCTCGCGGGAGGTCTACGAGACGCTGGAGGGCCCCTTCATCCGCGACGACCGGCCGAGCGCCGTGGACCTCGCCCTGCGGGTCGGGCCGTGGGGCCTGCCGCGGCTCTGGCGGATCCAGCCCTTCGCTACCCTGTGGTCGGCGCTGGCCGACGATTTTCGCGATCCGCGCCTGCGCCAGCTGTTTGCCCGCTACGCGACCTATTGCGGCTCCTCGCCCTTCGAGGCGCCCGCCACCCTGATGCTGGTGGCCCATGTCGAGCAGGCGGGCGTCTGGACCGTGGAGGGGGGGCTCAGCGCCCTCGCCCGCGCGGTCGCCGATCTCGCCGCCGAGCGGGGCGCGCGCCTGCGCTACGGCGCGGAGGTCGCCCGCCTCGCGGTCTCGGGCGGGCGCGTCGTGGGGGTGGATCTCGCCGACGGCGAGCGCGTCCCCGCCGACGCGGTGGTCTGCAACGCCGACGCGGCGGCGCTCGGCGCAGGCCTGCTCGGGCCGGAAGCCGCGCCCGCGGGCGAGCGCCTGGAGCCCCAGGAGCGCTCGCTCTCGGCGGTGACGCTCTGCGCGCGCGCCACCGTCTCGGGCTTCCCGCTCGCCCACCACACGGTGTTCTTCGCGCCCGATTACCGGGCCGAGTTCGATGAGATCCTCCGGGAGCGCCGGCTGCCCGAGGCGCCCACGGTCTACGTCTGCGCGCAGGATCGCGACGACGCCTGCGCCGCGCCTCAGGGCCCCGAGCGCCTGCTCCTCCTCGTCAATGCCCCGGCCGACGGGCCGGAGGGCCCTACGCCGCCGGAGATCGAACGATGCGCGACGAATCTGCGGATGCGGCTCGCCGCCTTCGGGCTGAGCCTGACGGACACGAGCCCGCCGGTCACGACCGGGCCGGCGGGGTTCGCGGCCCTGTTCCCGGGGACGAAGGGAGCGCTCTACGGACGGGCGTCCCGGGGCTCGACCGCGACCTTCCGGCGGCCGGGGGCGCGCTCCGCCCTGCCGGGGCTCTACCTGGCGGGGGGCAGCGTGCATCCGGGCCCGGGGGTGCCGATGGCGGCGCTCTCGGGGGGGCTCGCGGCGCGGGCGATTCTCTCAGATCACCGCTCCGCTTCGACGGCGCGGTCGCGCGGGGCGGCTATGTCTGGTGGTACGTCGACGCCCTGAGCGCGGACGGGCGGCACGGCCTCACCCTCATCGCCTTCGTCGGCTCGGTCTTCTCGACCTACTACGCCCTCGATCCGACCCGGAACCCGCTCGACCACTGCGCCCTCAACGTGGTGCTGTACGGGACGCCCGGCCGCTTCGCCCTGACAGAGCGGCGGGCACCCGCCCTCGACCGGGGGGCAGCGCACCTCGCGATCGGGCCGAGCGCGCTCGCCTGGGACGGGACCGCGCTCACCGTGCGCATCGACGAGCGGGGGGCGCCGCTCCCGCGCCCGATCCGCGGCACGGTGCGGCTCTTCCCCGAGGGCATCACCGCCGGGCCCTTCACGCTCGATGCGGCCGGGCGCCACCGCTGGTGGCCGATCGCGCCGTCGTCCCGCGTCGAGGTGGACCTCTCCGAGCCGGGCCTCAGCTGGCGCGGCACCGGCTACTTCGACACCAACGCGGGCGACGAGCCCCTGGAGGACGCCTTCACCGACTGGTCGTGGTGCCGGGCCGACCTCTCGAACGGCGCGGCGATCCTCTACGACGTGCGCCGCCGCGACGGGAGCGCGCAGGATCTCGCCCTGCGCTTCGCCCGCGACGGCGCCCGCCGGGAGATCGCGCCGCCGCGCGCCGCCGCGCTGGCCCCGACGCGATTCTGGCGGATGCCCCGCCCGACCCGCAGCGACGACGGGCAGGCGCGAGTGCTGCGGACCTTCGAGGACACGCCGTTCTATTCCCGCTCGCTGCTCTCCGCCCGGCTCGGAGGCGAGGCCGTCCGCCCGGTCCACGAGAGCCTGTCGTTGACCCGGCTGACCAACCCGCTCGTGCGCTTCATGCTGCCGTTCCGGATGCCGCGGGTGTTGGGGTGAGGCGCCCCTTCCGTGCGGAACCCCCTCT is from Methylobacterium radiodurans and encodes:
- the crtD gene encoding 1-hydroxycarotenoid 3,4-desaturase CrtD translates to MRVAVIGAGIGGLAAALRLAQAGLDVTVLERGAAPGGKMRSLDVGGLGVEAGPTVLTMRWVLDELFRDCGAALDARLRLTPARLLARHAWEDGSRLDLFADIDASAEAIRAFAGPREAEGYRRFCARSREVYETLEGPFIRDDRPSAVDLALRVGPWGLPRLWRIQPFATLWSALADDFRDPRLRQLFARYATYCGSSPFEAPATLMLVAHVEQAGVWTVEGGLSALARAVADLAAERGARLRYGAEVARLAVSGGRVVGVDLADGERVPADAVVCNADAAALGAGLLGPEAAPAGERLEPQERSLSAVTLCARATVSGFPLAHHTVFFAPDYRAEFDEILRERRLPEAPTVYVCAQDRDDACAAPQGPERLLLLVNAPADGPEGPTPPEIERCATNLRMRLAAFGLSLTDTSPPVTTGPAGFAALFPGTKGALYGRASRGSTATFRRPGARSALPGLYLAGGSVHPGPGVPMAALSGGLAARAILSDHRSASTARSRGAAMSGGTSTP
- a CDS encoding carotenoid 1,2-hydratase; translated protein: MSADGRHGLTLIAFVGSVFSTYYALDPTRNPLDHCALNVVLYGTPGRFALTERRAPALDRGAAHLAIGPSALAWDGTALTVRIDERGAPLPRPIRGTVRLFPEGITAGPFTLDAAGRHRWWPIAPSSRVEVDLSEPGLSWRGTGYFDTNAGDEPLEDAFTDWSWCRADLSNGAAILYDVRRRDGSAQDLALRFARDGARREIAPPRAAALAPTRFWRMPRPTRSDDGQARVLRTFEDTPFYSRSLLSARLGGEAVRPVHESLSLTRLTNPLVRFMLPFRMPRVLG